DNA sequence from the Lodderomyces elongisporus chromosome 5, complete sequence genome:
TCTAACAATTGTGCGTTTGAGAAAGAACAAGATGTTTTGTCACAATCATCCATGTACATTGAATCTCCTCGGATGGATTTTGTTTCCCCACCTACTCCAAAACCAATGAGAAGTATTGATTCGGTACATGTAATTAATCGGAAAACCAGAAATGATCAAATTAAATGTGAAGGAGAACAATTGAGAGAGTCTGATGAGACAAGACGGATGCGAGAGACGAGTTTCTTGCCTATTGATCCTTTTGGTGATTTAGAGATCTGTAGTAGCTTACGTGCTCTCTACGAGAATAGCTTTTTCAAGTCTCATGCCAGGCAACCTATTGATTATGATAACTCACAAATTACCGACGAAACACTAAACGTGGCAGCATTAGCCAATGCTTTTTCCCTGTCGCCACACCCCCTccctgctgctgctgctgctgccatGACTTCTTGAATCCTAAAATATAAAGCTTTAAAAAGTTTAGAGTGGTaagaacaaacaacaaactaTCAGTACTTGGaaatatattcatatatacatatatatatatgtatatataaagatgtatatatgtggGTATAAGACTGTATATTCATATGTGTGCATGTGTGAAAGTCTTGATCGATGCATTCTCAAGTGACAGATGTTGATTTTGTGCTTTAAAGCCACTtctcttttacttttttttttctttgtctgtCTTGTCCTCGCTTTCTCGCACAcgcttttcttttagcGTTGACTCATATTATGCATTTAGAGtgaaaaattcaattttCGAGATAGGCTCAATATACAAACATATACACTTCCAATACCACAcccttcttttattttctcttattTTCTTATCAGTAAACACCTCACCAACTGGCTCTTGTTCTCAAAAAAACTTATTGCTGGTGCTGTTTTATTATTTCAAAATAACTTTAGTTACAATGGTTGACTTCAAATCTATAATCCGCCCCAATATCTACTCTCTTGAACCCTATAGATGTGCTCGAGATGACTTCAAAGAAGGTATTCTTCTAGATGCTAATGAAAACACCCATGGCCCAGCTCTCTCCCAGCCGTCAGACTCAGAAAAACAACTACAATTGAACAGGTACCCTGACCCACACCAGGAAGAGCTTAAACAACAAATTATCGATTTCAGAAATTCACAGCCTAATGAGCACTCGAAACAAAACTTAAAAGTCTCAAACTTGTGTTTAGGTGTTGGCTCAGATGAAAGCATTGATATGTTACTTAGATGTTGTTGTGTTCCCGGCAAGGATAAATTGCTCATATGTCCACCAACATACGGAATGTACAGCATCTGTGCTACCGTTAATGACGTTGAAATTGTTAAGGTGCCATTGACAACACCcgattttcaaattgataTTAATGCAATCGTTGAAAAAGTCACAGCTGATCCAACTATAAATTTATTATATCTCACGTCTCCAGGTAACCCCACGGCGCAATTGATCAACCCGGATGACATCATCAAGCTTCTTCAAGAAACGGATGAAAAGAACTGGAATGGGTTGATTGTTGTAGATGAAGCCTATATTGACTTTACTGCTCCCAAAGATAATGGCCACAGTCAGTCAATGTCTACATTGGTTAACCAGTACGCAAACCTTGTTGTGTTGCAAACATTGAGTAAGTCATTCGGCTTGGCCGGTATCAGACTAGGTATCACTTATTGCGATGAGCAATTGGCCAGAATCTTGAATGCAATGAAGTACCCATATAATATATCTTCCTTGACTTCGGATGTTGCAATCAGAGCAACATCGCCCAAGAAGGGCTTGCAAGTGATGCAAAATTACGTGAAATCCATTATAGAGCAAAGGGAATTTGTTCTCGAGAAAATCTTACAATTTGAATACGTTGGTAGAAACATTGGTGGATTGGATGCAAATTTCATCTTGGTTGAGATATTGGATAAGGACAAGAAGCCATCGAACGAAGTAGCTAACAAATTGTATAACACTTTGGCTGTAGAcaatgctgttgttgttaggTTTAGAGGTAAAGAGCTCAATTGTACTGGTGCTTTACGAGTTTCAATAGGAaccgaagaagaaaacaaagtaatGCTTCAAAAATTTGAGCGAGTCTTGAACGAGATCAATAAATAGGTgttatctttttttggcaaagatTTGATTGTGGAAAGAGGGAGACACTTTCTCCTCTCCATATCTACTGcataattttttgttgtatttgttttttgccaTTTAATTTTCCTATTTCCGtctctttcttgtttcaaTATGGCTAATTTCTCTTGTTCAAATATGTAATATATTTGTTGATGACTTATATAGCCATACAAACATTATCTACATCATGAAGTACTTATCCAAATTAAACTTCtctatgaaaaaaataaaaaaataaaaaaataaaaaaaataaaaaaaataaaaaaaatctagTCGTGCGATCATTTCGAATTTCCACGCTaacaaaaattttcaaacttaGCATGCTAAGAAAGgaagcagaaaaaaaaataattaataaaaaaaaagaaagaacttAAAAAACAGGTCAAGTGAAGTTTACTAGAAGTTTACTTGAAATATCCTAAAAGGTTACACGATAGGTTGATTTGAACTTGAGGGTCTTGAAACCATTACTTTGCCAATCTATATATTAGTGGTGACCTCGTATAAAAAATGGCGAAGCAAAATTTTGTTGGGCTAGTTGTTTCCCAGGGGAAGATGAACAAGACTGTTAAAGTCAGAGTTTTGGGAAAAGTTTATGATCGAAGGGTCGACAAGGAGATTGTTCGTCGTAAAGATTACCTCGTGCATGATCAAGGTAATATCTGTAAAGAAGGAGATGTGGTACGAATTGAAAGTATACCTAAGCTTTCAAAGCGTAAAGCGTTCGCCATTGCCGAGATCAAGGAAAACAGAGGTCAACAATTTGCAGAGTACGAAGATATTGCCAAACGAAGAATCCAAGAGGAAGACGAGGCCGAGGCACGCAAGTTCCTCGAGCTGAGAAAACAGTTTCTGAACTTGATCACACAATTAGAAGATTTGAAGAGGCTAGACGAATTAAACTTTCTGCTTCAGAACGAAttggatt
Encoded proteins:
- the HIS5 gene encoding histidinol-phosphate transaminase (BUSCO:EOG09262K9A) encodes the protein MVDFKSIIRPNIYSLEPYRCARDDFKEGILLDANENTHGPALSQPSDSEKQLQLNRYPDPHQEELKQQIIDFRNSQPNEHSKQNLKVSNLCLGVGSDESIDMLLRCCCVPGKDKLLICPPTYGMYSICATVNDVEIVKVPLTTPDFQIDINAIVEKVTADPTINLLYLTSPGNPTAQLINPDDIIKLLQETDEKNWNGLIVVDEAYIDFTAPKDNGHSQSMSTLVNQYANLVVLQTLSKSFGLAGIRLGITYCDEQLARILNAMKYPYNISSLTSDVAIRATSPKKGLQVMQNYVKSIIEQREFVLEKILQFEYVGRNIGGLDANFILVEILDKDKKPSNEVANKLYNTLAVDNAVVVRFRGKELNCTGALRVSIGTEEENKVMLQKFERVLNEINK